A single genomic interval of Halichondria panicea chromosome 2, odHalPani1.1, whole genome shotgun sequence harbors:
- the LOC135332016 gene encoding uncharacterized protein LOC135332016: MNLGRKCLTYVCSLCQQPHKLWTKSPSRSRLHTTRNDTLGYVSLYCRSGRPIKSMNSYYSTDSNGTPEREDEVTKKPLEDTGDSVSVDENRVEGSTPYEGRHFTREDVRKIMGLFMQRESVIEGVAAEYSLEDKEQYTRALKRFVRKLKSPKKLNDADPQVKQVVDDIIKGTSHVDELIPIFLRYARILNPLMGPKLELQKTSNMALPPAWFPEARSLPRKLIYHAGPTNSGKTHNALKHFMGADTAIYCAPLRMLAHEIYHRSNKEGALCDLLTGEESLRASGDETQPAPRLSCTVEMANLESTYDVAVIDEIQMIEDPQRGGGWSRALLGLPAREVHLCGHGCAIDVVERLAKSMGESLEVHHYERLSPLVPLEKSLCSKYERVRPGDCVVTFSRASVFQVRKKIEQATKQQCAVIYGGLPPAVRVEQADKFNDPQSPCNILVATDAIGMGLNLNIRRIVFHTLTKFDGNERSLLSSGHVKQIAGRAGRYGKDHAHGEVTTFEQDDLSTLHELLELPVHDVKQAGLYPSLDQIVLFSNHIPNAKLHEILALFYKMAKLDGNYFLCDAIPQIELASSLQGTNMHLRELFKFSIAPVDETKSTVIKALVQFAYARSSEKEVSFRDLCHTLKVCSHQSRIGMRMKALTRLENMHEIIDLYLWLSMRFPGTFVASDEARELQGRIEGKISMSIHSAWYKKREGSVVNGHGKGLLTTSVMGVKNSVSPELLRKLEELARSDDVNLSSQEQRMLQNESRKFLNVLKALKMKRLGGKANHLVKNHTGHSKLRHRQSSQKQ, translated from the exons ATGAACCTTGGAAGGAAATGCCTCACTTATGTGTGCTCCCTGTGCCAGCAACCACACAAGCTCTGGACCAAGTCACCAAGCAGGTCTAGACTGCACACCACAAGGAATGATACACTGGGCTATGTCAGCTTGTATTGCAGAAGTGGAAGACCCATTAAAAGCATGAACTCATACTACTCCACTGACAGTAATGGCACACCTGAGAGGGAAGATGAGGTCACGAAGAAGCCGCTTGAGGATACTGGAGACAGTGTTTCAGTTGATGAGAATCGTGTAGAAGGGAGCACTCCATATGAAGGCAGGCACTTCACTAGGGAAGATGTTAGGAAGATCATGGGACTGTTCATGCAGCGGGAGAGTGTGATTGAGGGCGTGGCTGCAGAGTACAGTCTGGAAG ACAAGGAGCAATACACGAGAGCCTTGAAACGTTTTGTACGCAAGTTAAAGAGCCCGAAAAAGTTAAATGATGCCGACCCTCAAGTCAAGCAGGTGGTAGATGACATCATTAAAGGAACAA GTCATGTGGATGAGCTGATTCCAATATTTCTGCGGTATGCTCGAATTCTGAATCCACTGATGGGGCCCAAACTGGAGCTACAGAAAACAAGTAACATGGCTCTCCCTCCagcctg gTTCCCTGAGGCAAGATCGCTACCACGCAAGCTCATCTATCACGCTGGTCCCACCAACTCTGGTAAAACCCACAACGCCCTCAAGCACTTCATGGGAGCTGACACAGCAATCTACTGTGCTCCTTTGAGAATGCTCGCGCACGAGATATACCACAGATCTAATAAAGAG GGTGCATTATGTGATCTATTGACGGGGGAGGAGTCACTGCGTGCCAGTGGTGATGAAACACAGCCTGCCCCAAGACTCTCCTGTACTGTGGAGATGGCCAACCTCGAGAGCACAT ATGATGTTGCGGTGATTGATGAGATCCAGATGATAGAGGACCCCCAGCGTGGCGGTGGGTGGAGTCGGGCCCTCCTCGGACTACCTGCTCGGGAGGTCCACCTGTGTGGTCACGGCTGTGCTATAGACGTTGTTGAGAGGCTGGCTAAGAGCATGGGGGAGTCCCTAGAG GTGCACCATTACGAGCGGTTGTCCCCGCTAGTGCCACTGGAGAAGAGTCTGTGTAGCAAGTACGAGAGAGTGAGGCCAGGGGATTGTGTCGTCACCTTCTCCAGAGCCAGCGTGTTCCAGGTCCGTAAGAAGATAGAGCAGGCCACCAAACAGCAGTGTGCAGTCATTTATGGAGGCCTCCCTCCAG CTGTGAGGGTTGAGCAGGCTGACAAGTTCAATGATCCGCAGTCTCCGTGCAATATCCTCGTTGCTACGGACGCCATCGGAATGGGGCTCAACCT TAACATTCGACGAATTGTCTTCCACACTCTGACAAAGTTTGACGGGAATGAACGGAGCTTACTATCCTCTGGTCATGTGAAGCAGATTGCTGGGCGGGCGGGAAGATACGGCAAGGACCACGCCCACGGAGAGGTGACAAC GTTTGAGCAGGATGATCTGTCCACGCTACATGAGCTACTGGAGTTACCAGTACATGACGTGAAG CAAGCCGGGCTCTACCCTAGCTTGGACCAGATCGTGCTGTTTTCCAACCACATACCAAATGCCAAACTACACGAAATATTG GCACTCTTCTATAAGATGGCTAAACTCGATGGAAACTACTTTCTGTGCGACGCCATTCCTCAGATT GAGTTAGCCTCTAGTCTGCAAGGGACGAACATGCATCTGAGAGAACTGTTCAAGTTCAGCATTGCCCCTGTCGATGAAACCAAAAGCACGGTCATCAAGGCACTCGTACAA TTTGCGTACGCACGCAGTAGTGAGAAGGAGGTGTCATTCCGTGACCTTTGTCACACTCTGAAGGTGTGCTCCCACCAGTCCAGGATTGGCATGAGGATGAAGGCACTCACAAGACTGGAGAATATGCACGAGATTATCGACCTCTATCTGTGGCTCAG TATGAGATTCCCTGGCACCTTTGTTGCGTCGGACGAGGCTCGAGAGCTTCAGGGACGTATCGAGGGCAAGATAAGCATGTCCATCCACTCGGCCTGGTACAAGAAGAGGGAGGGGTCAGTTGTCAATGGACACGGCAAGGGACTATTGACCACGTCTGTCATGGGCGTTAAGAACAGTGTGTCACCAGAGCTGCTCAGGAAACTGGAGGAACTTGCAAG atctgATGATGTGAATCTGTCGTCTCAAGAGCAAAGAATGCTACAGAATGAATCGCGGAAGTTCCTAAACGTTCTGAAAGCACTCAAGATGAAGAGACTCGGAGGTAAAGCTAATCACTTAGTAAAGAATCACACTGGCCACTCTAAACTTCGTCATAGACAATCCTCTCAAAAACAATAG
- the LOC135332017 gene encoding uncharacterized protein LOC135332017, with translation MDSNSGSDTNKSIRRQKATTNVSTGSGDLAAVERTDLLAVVPSKPDSSVISITRCDSGYTGSTRTSTVFEDPQNVDMISEAFQFHGTVVESVGQSAGSSQYVTALTSLHISEASSIDDGSPSPRPSLPVSPSLRPSLPVSSIDDGSLSPRPSLPVSPVDDIVPVAHSASQSIQQHKDVESKEERSEVDGPFPGRSKRAPKLSKMDKSQSVECATTQCRPRLRRGSQTVPVFDSSMLQEAITKVQACRQELNEDHEQTLKQTVMDNAVAFRDSIDFNVLLAHLFKHNLVHSLECEFFISKEHSRLDKANTFLFEILNRKGPSAYRSFYYSLNQEKQHRGHQHLVELMNSALHQLAE, from the coding sequence ATGGACAGCAACTCTGGCAGTGATACAAACAAATCAATACGTCGCCAAAAGGCCACTACCAACGTGAGCACAGGATCAGGTGATCTTGCAGCTGTTGAGCGCACAGACTTGTTAGCAGTTGTGCCATCGAAACCTGATTCTTCTGTGATCTCCATTACCAGATGTGACTCCGGCTATACAGGCAGCACACGAACTAGCACTGTATTTGAAGATCCTCAAAATGTTGATATGATATCTGAAGCCTTTCAGTTTCACGGGACAGTTGTTGAGAGTGTTGGACAATCTGCCGGTAGTTCCCAGTATGTAACTGCACTTACATCGCTACACATCTCTGAAGCTAGCTCAATTGATGATGGCAGCCCTTCTCCGAGACCATCCCTACCCGTTAGCCCTTCTCTGAGACCATCCCTGCCAGTTAGCTCAATTGATGATGGCAGCCTTTCTCCGAGACCATCCCTACCCGTTAGCCCAGTTGATGATATCGTCCCTGTCGCCCACTCTGCAAGTCAAAGCATTCAACAACATAAAGATGTGGAATCTAAAGAGGAACGTTCGGAGGTGGATGGGCCATTCCCTGGTAGATCAAAAAGAGCACCTAAATTGAGTAAGATGGACAAAAGTCAAAGTGTTGAGTGTGCTACAACACAGTGCAGGCCACGCTTGAGAAGGGGAAGCCAAACTGTGCCTGTTTTTGATAGTTCTATGCTCCAAGAAGCTATCACCAAGGTGCAAGCTTGTCGTCAAGAGCTAAATGAAGACCATGAACAAACTCTTAAACAAACAGTGATGGACAATGCGGTCGCTTTCAGAGACTCTATTGACTTTAACGTTTTGCTCGCTCATTTGTTCAAACACAATTTGGTACACTCACTGGAGTGTGAGTTTTTTATTAGCAAGGAACATTCTCGTTTGGACAAAGCTAATACATTTCTCTTTGAGATTCTGAACAGAAAGGGTCCCAGTGCTTACAGAAGTTTCTATTATTCTCTAAACCAAGAAAAGCAGCACAGAGGTCATCAACACTTAGTAGAACTGATGAATTCAGCATTACATCAATTAGCTGAGTAG